One segment of Rubripirellula amarantea DNA contains the following:
- a CDS encoding FliH/SctL family protein — MASVLKSTNTSQHNTDATREVSGLAGFNLDDLANEGRLRLKQCQSQVEDLLQKAREDAAILRAEATTQGYQDGLKKAEVDADAKLKAEAKKQAADSLKMVQKAVAEMHRNYEAWMNSYVESLHTIALAAAEKVCRHQLANEASLMVNWATEAVHSARSASRLSIAVHPEMLVQIGEQLDELLASPDLPEQSQVVPDASLAVSEIAVRQTGGEIKAGLNAQLQRLEELLS; from the coding sequence ATGGCCAGCGTACTGAAGTCGACCAACACATCCCAGCACAACACCGATGCAACTCGCGAAGTCTCGGGTCTCGCTGGATTCAACCTAGACGATCTTGCCAATGAAGGTCGCCTGCGGTTGAAGCAGTGCCAGAGCCAAGTTGAAGACTTGCTGCAGAAAGCTCGCGAAGATGCAGCGATCTTAAGAGCCGAAGCGACGACCCAAGGCTACCAAGACGGTTTGAAGAAAGCAGAAGTAGACGCTGATGCAAAGCTTAAGGCGGAGGCGAAGAAACAAGCTGCGGACAGTTTGAAGATGGTTCAGAAAGCGGTCGCCGAAATGCACCGTAACTACGAAGCTTGGATGAACTCGTACGTCGAATCGCTCCATACCATCGCTTTAGCTGCTGCTGAAAAAGTTTGTCGACACCAACTTGCCAATGAGGCAAGCCTGATGGTGAATTGGGCGACTGAAGCCGTCCATAGCGCTCGGTCCGCATCGCGGTTGAGCATCGCCGTGCATCCTGAGATGTTAGTTCAGATTGGCGAGCAACTTGACGAGCTACTTGCATCGCCGGATCTTCCCGAACAATCCCAGGTGGTCCCTGACGCGTCGTTGGCGGTGAGCGAGATTGCTGTTCGACAAACCGGTGGTGAAATCAAAGCGGGATTGAACGCGCAGCTTCAACGCCTCGAAGAATTGCTGAGCTAG